One genomic segment of Catalinimonas alkaloidigena includes these proteins:
- a CDS encoding CocE/NonD family hydrolase — protein sequence MDYVDDLPHRVKEIENEWIVMPDGTRLAARMWIPEKARQEPVPAILEYIPYRKRDHTRTGDEINHRFFAGYGYAGIRVDIRGSGDSEGVIKDEYLEQELEDGERIIEWLAKQPWCNGKVGMIGISWGGFNGLQIAARRPEALKAVITVCSTDDRYADDVHYMGGCLLGDNLSWASVMFGRNSLPPDPVLVGERWKELWLQRLEKSGHWLENWLEHQHRDEYWKHGSVCENYDDIQCPVMAVSGWADGYSNSVFRLLKNLNVPRMGLVGPWSHRYPHNGKPGPAIGFLQECVRWWDQWLSNKDTGIQNEPMLKAWVQKSVPPTTDYEERPGYWTGLEEWPSPAIQEEDWVLKAGKLQHESVVQVEDPKALWVSSPLRLGLFAGKWCSYSAPPDLPSDQREEDGGALVFNSPPLVNDLEILGAPSVEFTVSVDKPQAMIAVRLSDVRDDHKVTRVTYGLFNLTHHNSHEFPEPLEPDKKYKVRVQLNEIGHIFPAGHQLRVSVSTSYWPLAWPSPELTKLQVFTDESKLILPVKKERKEIQNAFGPPIGASPRSGAEVIKSGSQAWNVVRDLIEDGSTLEVLKDQGTYRIEELDLEVSNYNKENYYVRNDQLNTLKGEVVWKKSMKRQDWEISTHARTILTSDRDYFKLYAELDAYEGERRIFTETWKRKIPRNLV from the coding sequence ATGGACTATGTGGATGACTTACCGCATCGGGTAAAAGAGATTGAAAATGAATGGATTGTAATGCCCGATGGAACTAGGTTAGCAGCACGAATGTGGATTCCAGAAAAAGCCAGGCAAGAGCCTGTGCCCGCGATTCTAGAGTATATTCCTTACCGCAAAAGAGACCATACCCGAACTGGTGATGAAATTAACCATCGCTTCTTTGCCGGATACGGCTATGCCGGAATTAGAGTAGACATCAGAGGGAGTGGCGATTCCGAAGGTGTGATTAAAGATGAATACCTGGAGCAGGAGCTTGAAGATGGAGAAAGGATTATTGAATGGTTGGCAAAACAGCCCTGGTGCAATGGAAAAGTGGGTATGATTGGGATATCATGGGGAGGATTTAACGGATTACAAATCGCTGCACGACGCCCGGAAGCACTTAAAGCTGTGATTACTGTCTGCTCCACTGATGATCGCTATGCTGATGATGTACATTATATGGGGGGCTGTCTTTTGGGGGATAATCTGTCATGGGCTTCCGTCATGTTTGGCAGAAATAGTCTGCCACCGGACCCAGTGCTGGTAGGTGAGCGCTGGAAGGAATTATGGCTGCAGAGGTTAGAAAAGAGCGGACACTGGCTGGAAAACTGGCTTGAACATCAGCACAGAGATGAATACTGGAAGCATGGCTCGGTGTGTGAAAATTATGATGACATACAATGCCCGGTGATGGCGGTAAGCGGCTGGGCTGATGGCTATTCCAATAGTGTTTTTCGCCTCTTAAAAAACCTGAATGTGCCTCGTATGGGGTTGGTGGGGCCCTGGAGCCATCGTTATCCGCACAATGGTAAGCCGGGGCCGGCTATCGGTTTTTTACAAGAATGTGTACGCTGGTGGGATCAGTGGCTCAGCAATAAAGACACTGGCATACAAAATGAGCCAATGCTTAAAGCCTGGGTACAGAAAAGTGTACCCCCCACTACTGATTATGAAGAGCGACCTGGCTATTGGACAGGATTAGAAGAATGGCCTTCCCCTGCCATTCAGGAGGAAGATTGGGTGCTCAAAGCGGGCAAACTTCAACATGAATCAGTGGTGCAGGTGGAAGATCCGAAAGCTCTTTGGGTAAGCTCACCGCTTCGCCTAGGACTGTTTGCCGGAAAGTGGTGTTCTTACAGCGCCCCTCCTGATCTGCCGAGTGACCAGCGGGAAGAAGATGGAGGAGCATTGGTCTTCAACAGCCCGCCATTGGTGAATGACTTAGAAATATTAGGAGCTCCTTCAGTAGAGTTTACAGTCTCGGTAGACAAGCCACAGGCTATGATCGCAGTGCGATTATCAGATGTGCGAGACGATCATAAAGTGACACGCGTGACTTATGGTTTGTTTAACCTAACTCATCACAATAGTCACGAATTTCCCGAACCTCTGGAGCCAGACAAAAAGTATAAAGTTAGGGTTCAACTCAACGAAATTGGTCATATTTTTCCTGCCGGTCACCAGTTAAGAGTGTCCGTATCTACATCCTACTGGCCATTGGCCTGGCCATCTCCTGAACTTACTAAACTACAGGTGTTTACAGATGAGAGTAAGTTGATACTACCCGTGAAAAAAGAAAGGAAAGAAATTCAGAATGCTTTTGGTCCGCCCATAGGTGCTAGTCCCAGGAGTGGAGCAGAAGTGATCAAGTCAGGCAGTCAGGCGTGGAATGTCGTGCGTGACCTCATAGAAGATGGCTCTACGCTGGAAGTGCTGAAGGATCAGGGGACATATCGTATTGAAGAACTGGACCTTGAAGTCAGCAATTACAATAAGGAGAATTACTATGTAAGAAATGACCAACTGAATACCCTTAAAGGAGAAGTTGTTTGGAAAAAATCGATGAAAAGGCAGGATTGGGAAATCAGTACGCATGCCAGAACTATTCTCACCTCAGACAGAGATTATTTTAAACTCTACGCAGAACTAGATGCATACGAAGGGGAAAGGAGAATATTTACTGAAACCTGGAAGCGCAAAATCCCAAGAAATTTAGTTTGA
- a CDS encoding ATP-grasp domain-containing protein: MDRKNIFIVGSDEFNMGELKSIEHADQYNFIPLFHINEIQQKEVKPDVRKFMEQARDQLNNFEGSIDAIISFYDFPATLIAFLLTEEYGLRGPSLESGFKCEHKYWSRLEQEKSIPDHIPDFEAVDPFTVNKIEDINLKTPFWIKPIKAYASQLGFKVENEEILEEALPKIREKIKDFGEPFNLLMEKLNMPADIQHINGNYCIAESLIGGHQCTVSGYVQNSEVKTYGIVDSINYEEVPSFFYYKLPSELPEKVQRRLHEVSAKVMKHIGYEDSTFNIEYFYDEDKDQICLLEINPRMSQSHSDLYAKVKGSSNHQLLVKLALGEQPDYKDKEGQYNYSAKFHYRVFEDGIVERLPDQDDIERIYQQYPDTHIKLQVEEGQKLSELPGQDNYSYLLAFIFTGAQTREELEQKYREIVELMHVKIKKL; this comes from the coding sequence ATGGACAGAAAGAATATTTTTATCGTCGGATCAGACGAATTCAACATGGGTGAACTTAAATCTATTGAGCATGCAGATCAATATAATTTCATCCCTCTTTTTCATATCAATGAAATACAGCAAAAGGAAGTAAAACCTGATGTGCGTAAATTTATGGAGCAAGCCAGAGATCAACTCAATAACTTTGAAGGCTCTATTGATGCTATCATATCCTTTTATGATTTTCCTGCAACATTGATCGCTTTTTTATTGACTGAAGAGTATGGGCTTAGAGGTCCTTCACTGGAAAGTGGTTTCAAATGTGAGCATAAATACTGGAGCCGCCTGGAACAGGAAAAGTCAATCCCTGATCACATCCCTGATTTTGAAGCTGTTGATCCTTTTACTGTAAACAAAATAGAAGATATTAATCTGAAAACACCATTCTGGATCAAGCCGATCAAAGCTTATGCATCACAATTGGGGTTTAAAGTGGAAAATGAAGAGATATTGGAGGAAGCATTGCCAAAGATTCGTGAAAAAATCAAGGATTTTGGCGAACCCTTTAATCTTTTGATGGAGAAGCTAAACATGCCTGCTGATATTCAGCATATCAATGGAAATTATTGTATTGCCGAAAGTCTTATTGGAGGACATCAGTGTACTGTATCTGGCTATGTTCAAAATAGTGAAGTGAAAACCTATGGTATTGTAGACTCAATCAATTACGAGGAAGTTCCTTCTTTCTTTTACTATAAGCTTCCCAGTGAGCTTCCAGAAAAAGTACAGCGTAGATTACATGAGGTGTCTGCAAAAGTAATGAAGCATATTGGCTATGAGGACTCCACTTTTAATATTGAGTATTTCTACGATGAAGATAAAGATCAGATTTGTCTGCTGGAAATTAACCCTCGCATGTCACAGTCTCACAGTGATCTATATGCCAAAGTAAAGGGTAGCTCAAATCATCAGCTTTTGGTAAAGCTTGCTTTGGGAGAACAACCTGATTATAAGGATAAGGAAGGACAGTATAATTATTCCGCCAAGTTTCACTATCGTGTATTTGAAGACGGAATTGTAGAGCGTCTGCCGGATCAGGATGATATAGAACGTATTTATCAACAGTATCCGGATACCCATATCAAGTTACAGGTAGAAGAGGGACAAAAGCTGTCTGAATTACCGGGTCAGGATAACTACAGCTATTTGCTTGCTTTTATCTTCACTGGTGCTCAGACACGTGAGGAGCTTGAACAAAAATACCGGGAGATAGTGGAATTGATGCATGTGAAAATAAAAAAACTATAA
- a CDS encoding peptidoglycan DD-metalloendopeptidase family protein yields MKTNKAHITKLIEKYQTSFYPLIPGLQKKDLMSLDFSEGSPYLREIDLKDTLAFNHLVFDEVLKDKIGIGGFFEDRIIYRRSAHYDGKEARSIHLGLDIWAKAGTKLYSPLSGKIHSLQDNQGFGNYGPTLILEHQMEDATFYILYGHLHREILESWKVGDQVDQAQYLGDIGDFPENGDWPPHLHWQVMTDMLGNTGDFPGVAAPSDRNYYLQFCINPHYILRLSD; encoded by the coding sequence ATGAAAACAAATAAAGCACATATAACAAAGCTGATTGAGAAATACCAAACCTCCTTTTATCCCTTAATTCCTGGGCTACAGAAAAAAGATCTGATGAGTCTGGACTTTTCAGAAGGCAGTCCTTATCTCAGGGAAATTGACCTCAAAGACACACTCGCATTTAACCATCTTGTTTTTGATGAAGTACTGAAAGATAAAATAGGAATCGGTGGTTTTTTTGAAGACAGAATTATATATCGGAGAAGTGCGCACTATGATGGAAAAGAGGCTCGTAGTATACATTTGGGATTAGACATCTGGGCAAAAGCTGGCACCAAGCTTTATAGCCCACTATCCGGCAAAATTCACAGCCTTCAGGACAATCAGGGTTTTGGTAACTATGGGCCTACACTTATACTTGAACACCAGATGGAAGATGCAACTTTTTATATACTTTATGGTCATTTGCATAGGGAAATACTGGAAAGCTGGAAGGTAGGAGACCAGGTTGATCAAGCCCAGTATCTGGGCGATATTGGTGACTTTCCTGAAAATGGAGACTGGCCACCCCATTTGCATTGGCAGGTCATGACTGATATGTTAGGTAACACTGGAGATTTTCCTGGTGTGGCAGCACCATCTGATCGCAATTATTATTTGCAATTTTGTATAAATCCTCACTATATTCTAAGACTTTCTGATTGA
- a CDS encoding J domain-containing protein has product MERYYQILEIPVGSSQHEIKKAYRKLAMRFHPDKNDGKDIGQRFIQITEAYEILIGVRKAPASRIFSPQYQQHAYNRRPYNFRRQSYREMWEEERLRRKRDARRNAKEHAKRRYENFKKNNEAFKKSWYYKPTYYLIHTIQVLGWTFGLFLLLSPLFAALYFHFNDSQWWKCLVCLPLILAGILCIEHTKRLMREAEPFFS; this is encoded by the coding sequence TTGGAACGATATTACCAAATATTAGAAATCCCAGTAGGATCATCTCAGCATGAGATTAAAAAAGCTTACCGTAAGTTAGCAATGCGATTTCATCCTGACAAAAATGATGGTAAAGATATAGGTCAACGTTTTATTCAGATTACTGAAGCGTACGAGATTCTTATCGGTGTTCGCAAGGCACCTGCTTCAAGAATTTTCTCCCCCCAGTATCAGCAACATGCCTACAACAGAAGGCCTTATAATTTTAGAAGGCAGTCTTATCGTGAAATGTGGGAAGAAGAAAGGCTTAGAAGAAAGAGAGATGCACGAAGAAACGCTAAAGAGCACGCCAAAAGACGGTATGAAAACTTCAAAAAAAATAACGAAGCATTTAAAAAAAGCTGGTACTACAAACCCACATATTACCTTATTCACACCATTCAAGTGCTTGGTTGGACTTTTGGCTTGTTCTTACTCTTGTCACCATTGTTCGCTGCTTTGTATTTTCATTTTAATGACAGTCAATGGTGGAAATGCCTCGTTTGCCTTCCATTGATATTGGCTGGTATCCTTTGTATTGAGCATACAAAGAGGCTGATGAGAGAAGCGGAGCCTTTCTTCAGTTAA
- a CDS encoding deoxynucleoside kinase: protein MLIAVAGNIGTGKTTLVRKLADYFGYQAEYEAIHENPYLSLFYRDMERWAFPLQVYFLGHRFRQGLSLNDRESGVILDRTIYEDANVFAKNLYRSNYLSQVDYENYLSLYQSMVGLIPKPDILVYLKGKPKNLKYRISHRSEGGIRSFEREISLAYLKNLDLCYASWISNYTYSTTLTIDIDTIDLAKDEHFETLVKNIQNQKRCVT, encoded by the coding sequence ATGTTGATAGCTGTAGCAGGTAACATTGGTACCGGAAAGACGACATTGGTTAGGAAATTAGCTGATTATTTTGGCTATCAGGCTGAGTACGAAGCCATACACGAGAATCCGTACTTATCTCTTTTCTATCGGGACATGGAACGTTGGGCATTTCCGCTACAGGTTTATTTCCTTGGTCATCGTTTTCGACAGGGGTTAAGTTTAAATGATCGTGAATCTGGTGTAATCTTGGATAGAACAATTTATGAAGATGCAAATGTGTTTGCTAAAAATTTGTATCGCTCTAACTATTTGAGCCAGGTTGATTACGAAAATTATTTAAGCCTTTACCAATCAATGGTAGGGTTAATCCCTAAACCGGATATCCTGGTTTACTTGAAGGGTAAGCCTAAAAATTTGAAATACAGAATTAGTCACAGAAGTGAGGGTGGCATAAGAAGTTTTGAACGAGAAATCTCATTGGCTTATTTAAAGAATCTGGACCTATGCTATGCTTCATGGATAAGTAATTATACATATTCCACTACCCTTACTATTGATATTGACACAATTGATTTAGCTAAAGATGAACATTTTGAAACACTAGTAAAAAACATTCAAAATCAAAAAAGATGCGTCACTTAG